A genomic window from Herbiconiux aconitum includes:
- the mscL gene encoding large conductance mechanosensitive channel protein MscL: MLKGFREFILRGNVIDLAVAVVIGAAFTGVVNAIVTNIFNPLIAAIFDASDLENVAVVTLNGSDIKFGSVLGALIQFLLVAVVVYFVFVLPINHLKRAAFAIKKTPAESIEESKEELPPTETELLIEIRDLLARQNTPTP; this comes from the coding sequence ATGCTCAAGGGATTCAGAGAGTTCATCCTCCGCGGAAACGTGATCGACCTGGCGGTCGCCGTCGTCATCGGAGCCGCGTTCACCGGCGTCGTCAACGCCATCGTCACCAACATCTTCAACCCGCTGATCGCCGCGATCTTCGACGCCAGCGACCTCGAGAACGTCGCCGTCGTGACCTTGAACGGCTCCGACATCAAGTTCGGATCGGTGCTGGGCGCGCTCATCCAGTTCCTGCTGGTCGCCGTCGTGGTCTACTTCGTCTTCGTGCTGCCGATCAACCACCTGAAGCGGGCGGCTTTCGCCATCAAGAAGACTCCCGCGGAGTCGATCGAGGAGTCGAAAGAGGAGCTGCCGCCCACCGAGACGGAGCTGCTCATCGAGATTCGCGACCTCTTGGCCCGCCAGAACACCCCCACGCCGTAG